The following coding sequences lie in one Mycobacterium sp. DL440 genomic window:
- a CDS encoding S9 family peptidase, translating into MALPELISVEDFFNPPERAAAKISRDGTRIAYLAPWKNRLNVWVQDLDGDAPPRCVTADETRSVYIYEWTDEPRWLLYMQDNGGDENFHLYRIDLNNPGTAAVDLTPFPGARASFDLAKGRPGKAIVQTNNRDPQLVDAYELDIATGELTLLAENPGNVITWLCAPNGDLFTNTLTADGDVEISQWDSATASLRTIKVYDGTDYPLGIFPLVISPDGTGIWLGSNEGSDRTRLARLDVATGVETEVDSHPTFDLGNQMVLPSPFILSERTGELIGARFYGERQVIHALDPNFAAVLENLTRLSEGDLAGISSDDSGQRWVVNFTHDRAPGATYFYDHTTGGSRLLFRPYPNLNSDSLAPMVPVTIPSRDGLDLHSYLTLPVGVQPTDLSMVLLVHGGPWSRDCWGFQPDVQMLANRGYAVLQVNFRGSTGYGKAFTKAAIGEFAGKMHDDLIDAVDWAVKQGYADRDKVAIFGGSYGGYASLVGVTFTPDVFAAAIDYVGISSLANFMRTLPNVARPFLATNWHLYVGDHNDPVQEADMLARSPITKVDQIRTPLLVVQGANDSRVVQAESDNLVEALRKRGVEVEYMVKEDEGHGFLNPDNQIDMYHAVERFLAEHLGGRLP; encoded by the coding sequence ATGGCGTTGCCCGAACTCATCTCGGTGGAGGATTTCTTCAACCCACCCGAGCGCGCAGCCGCAAAGATCTCGCGCGACGGAACCAGAATCGCCTACCTGGCGCCGTGGAAGAACCGCCTCAACGTGTGGGTCCAGGACCTCGACGGCGACGCACCTCCGCGCTGTGTCACCGCCGACGAAACCCGCAGCGTCTACATCTACGAATGGACCGACGAACCGCGGTGGCTGCTCTACATGCAGGACAACGGCGGCGACGAGAACTTCCATCTGTACCGCATCGACCTGAACAACCCCGGCACTGCCGCAGTGGATCTCACACCGTTTCCGGGCGCCAGAGCGAGTTTCGATCTCGCCAAGGGGCGGCCCGGGAAAGCGATCGTGCAGACCAACAACCGCGATCCCCAGCTGGTCGATGCGTACGAACTCGACATCGCCACTGGCGAACTCACCCTGCTGGCCGAGAATCCCGGGAACGTCATCACCTGGCTGTGCGCCCCCAACGGCGACCTGTTCACCAACACGCTGACGGCCGACGGTGACGTCGAGATATCGCAATGGGATTCGGCCACAGCGTCATTGCGGACCATCAAGGTCTACGACGGCACCGACTACCCGCTGGGCATCTTCCCTCTTGTCATCTCCCCGGACGGCACCGGCATCTGGTTGGGGTCGAATGAGGGCAGCGACCGCACCCGGCTGGCCCGTCTCGACGTGGCCACCGGTGTGGAGACCGAGGTGGACAGCCACCCGACATTCGACCTCGGCAATCAGATGGTGTTGCCGTCACCCTTCATCCTCAGCGAGCGCACGGGGGAACTGATCGGTGCCCGCTTCTACGGGGAGCGCCAGGTGATCCATGCCCTCGACCCGAATTTCGCTGCGGTACTCGAGAATCTGACCCGACTGTCGGAGGGCGACCTCGCCGGGATCTCGTCGGACGACTCCGGGCAGCGCTGGGTCGTCAACTTCACTCACGACCGCGCCCCGGGCGCCACGTACTTCTACGACCACACGACCGGCGGGAGCCGGCTGCTGTTCCGGCCATATCCGAATCTGAATTCAGATTCACTTGCACCGATGGTCCCGGTGACCATCCCCTCGCGCGACGGCCTCGACCTCCACTCGTATCTGACCCTGCCCGTCGGGGTCCAGCCCACCGACCTGTCGATGGTGCTGCTGGTGCACGGTGGACCCTGGTCACGGGATTGCTGGGGCTTCCAACCCGACGTGCAGATGCTGGCCAACCGCGGATATGCGGTGCTACAGGTCAACTTTCGCGGCTCGACGGGCTACGGCAAGGCCTTCACCAAGGCCGCGATCGGCGAATTCGCCGGCAAGATGCACGACGACCTGATCGATGCGGTGGACTGGGCCGTCAAGCAGGGGTACGCCGACCGCGACAAGGTGGCGATCTTCGGCGGCTCCTACGGCGGCTACGCGTCGCTGGTCGGGGTGACCTTTACCCCGGACGTCTTCGCCGCGGCGATCGACTATGTCGGCATCTCCAGCCTGGCCAACTTCATGCGAACCCTGCCGAATGTGGCCCGGCCGTTCCTGGCGACCAACTGGCACCTGTACGTGGGGGACCACAACGATCCGGTGCAGGAGGCCGACATGCTGGCCCGCTCCCCCATCACGAAGGTCGACCAGATCCGCACACCACTGTTGGTAGTCCAGGGCGCCAACGACTCTCGCGTCGTCCAGGCCGAATCCGACAACCTCGTCGAAGCCCTGCGCAAGCGCGGCGTCGAGGTCGAATACATGGTCAAGGAGGACGAGGGGCACGGATTCCTCAACCCGGACAACCAGATCGACATGTACCACGCTGTCGAGCGGTTCCTGGCCGAGCATCTCGGCGGTCGCCTTCCCTGA
- the sucD gene encoding succinate--CoA ligase subunit alpha produces MSIFLNKNSKVIVQGITGGEGTKHTALMLKAGTQVVGGVNARKAGTKVSHKDKDGNDVELPVFASVAEAMKETGADVSIAFVPPAFSKDAIIEAIDAEIPLLVVITEGIPVQDSAYAWAYNVEKGEKTRIIGPNCPGIITPGESLVGITPNNITGKGPIGLVSKSGTLTYQMMYELRDLGFSTAIGIGGDPVIGTTHIDAIEAFEKDPETKLIVMIGEIGGDAEEKAAAYIKANVTKPVVGYVAGFTAPEGKTMGHAGAIVSDGAGTAAGKQEALEAAGVKVGKTPSETAAKARELLANL; encoded by the coding sequence ATGTCTATCTTCCTGAACAAAAATTCCAAGGTCATCGTCCAGGGCATCACCGGTGGTGAGGGCACCAAGCACACCGCTCTGATGCTCAAGGCCGGTACCCAGGTGGTCGGCGGCGTCAACGCGCGCAAGGCCGGCACCAAGGTGTCGCACAAGGACAAGGATGGCAACGACGTCGAGTTGCCGGTGTTCGCCTCGGTCGCCGAGGCCATGAAGGAGACCGGCGCCGACGTGTCGATCGCCTTCGTGCCGCCGGCGTTCTCCAAGGACGCCATCATCGAGGCCATCGACGCCGAGATCCCGCTGCTGGTCGTCATCACCGAGGGAATCCCGGTGCAGGACAGCGCGTATGCGTGGGCCTACAACGTCGAAAAGGGTGAGAAGACCCGCATCATCGGGCCGAACTGCCCCGGCATCATCACCCCCGGCGAGTCGCTGGTCGGTATCACGCCGAACAACATCACCGGCAAGGGCCCGATCGGCCTGGTGTCGAAGTCGGGCACGCTGACCTACCAAATGATGTACGAGCTGCGCGATCTCGGCTTCTCCACCGCCATCGGCATCGGCGGCGACCCGGTCATCGGTACCACCCACATCGACGCCATCGAGGCGTTCGAGAAGGATCCCGAGACCAAGCTGATCGTGATGATCGGTGAGATCGGTGGCGACGCCGAGGAGAAGGCCGCCGCTTACATCAAGGCCAACGTCACCAAGCCGGTCGTCGGCTACGTCGCGGGCTTCACCGCTCCTGAGGGCAAGACGATGGGCCACGCCGGCGCCATCGTGTCCGACGGTGCGGGAACTGCCGCCGGCAAGCAGGAGGCCCTGGAGGCCGCGGGCGTGAAGGTCGGCAAGACGCCGTCCGAGACCGCCGCGAAGGCGCGCGAGCTGCTCGCCAACCTGTAA
- the sucC gene encoding ADP-forming succinate--CoA ligase subunit beta has protein sequence MDLFEYQAKELFAKHNVPTTPGRVTDSAEDAKAIATEIGKPVMIKAQVKVGGRGKAGGVKYAATPDDALEHATNILGLDIKGHVVKKLLVAEASDIAEEYYISFLLDRSNRTYLAMCSVEGGMEIEEVAATKPERLAKVPVDAVKGVDLAFARSIAEQGHLPAEVLDAAAVTIQKLWEVFVGEDATLVEVNPLVRTPDDQILALDGKVTLDANADFRQPGHAEFEDKDATDPLELKAKENDLNYVKLDGEVGIIGNGAGLVMSTLDVVAYAGEKHGGVKPANFLDIGGGASAEVMANGLDVILNDSQVKSVFVNVFGGITACDAVANGIVGALKKLGDEANKPLVVRLDGNNVEEGRRILAEANHPLVVQAETMDSGADKAAELANK, from the coding sequence ATGGATCTCTTCGAATATCAGGCAAAAGAGCTGTTCGCCAAGCACAACGTCCCTACGACCCCGGGCCGCGTGACCGACTCGGCCGAGGACGCCAAGGCGATCGCCACCGAAATCGGCAAGCCCGTGATGATCAAGGCACAGGTCAAGGTCGGCGGCCGCGGCAAGGCCGGTGGCGTGAAGTACGCAGCCACCCCCGATGACGCCCTCGAGCACGCGACCAACATCCTCGGTCTCGACATCAAGGGCCACGTCGTCAAAAAGTTGCTGGTTGCCGAGGCGAGCGACATCGCCGAGGAGTACTACATCTCGTTCCTGCTCGATCGTTCCAACCGCACTTACCTGGCCATGTGCTCGGTTGAAGGCGGCATGGAGATCGAGGAAGTCGCCGCGACCAAGCCCGAGCGGCTCGCCAAGGTTCCCGTCGACGCCGTCAAGGGTGTCGACCTGGCCTTCGCCCGCTCGATCGCCGAGCAGGGTCACCTGCCCGCCGAGGTGCTCGACGCTGCAGCAGTGACCATTCAGAAGCTGTGGGAGGTGTTCGTTGGTGAGGACGCCACCCTGGTTGAGGTCAACCCGCTGGTGCGCACGCCCGACGATCAGATCCTGGCCCTGGACGGCAAGGTCACCCTGGACGCCAACGCCGACTTCCGGCAGCCCGGCCACGCCGAGTTCGAGGACAAGGACGCCACCGATCCCCTCGAGCTCAAGGCCAAGGAGAACGACCTCAACTACGTCAAGCTCGACGGCGAGGTCGGCATCATCGGTAACGGTGCCGGTCTGGTCATGTCGACGCTGGACGTGGTCGCCTACGCGGGCGAGAAGCACGGCGGCGTGAAGCCCGCCAACTTCCTCGACATCGGCGGCGGCGCTTCGGCTGAGGTCATGGCCAACGGCCTCGACGTCATCCTGAATGACAGCCAGGTCAAGAGCGTGTTCGTCAACGTGTTCGGCGGCATCACCGCCTGTGACGCGGTGGCCAACGGCATCGTCGGCGCGCTGAAGAAGCTCGGTGACGAGGCCAACAAGCCGCTCGTCGTCCGCCTGGATGGCAACAACGTCGAAGAGGGCCGCCGGATTCTCGCCGAGGCCAACCATCCCCTGGTTGTCCAGGCCGAGACCATGGACTCCGGCGCCGACAAGGCCGCCGAGCTGGCGAACAAGTAA
- a CDS encoding M23 family metallopeptidase — translation MPQHRSSAAPQGVPTNARRHRRPVSPVELDAAEVTDVIPFSAFEAFDDHFDQDERGSDDHEPGVIHAPELDDLNDTDDLVPVRLAVPSRFRPEADDERGSRYAYRDSHTDVSDGVAATDVINLSGRRGAHRKEHAGAVKSRLMIAAMAAGATAAGAYSLGNPTETNADDTILASEGNHIEGASVTGSVDGMQIVSVSSNADTSVHAEEITKAAAFAQERAEREARLSRPLFVMPTKGYVWTSNFGYRWGVLHAGVDLASPIGTPIVAVSDGVVIASGPTAGYGAWVKLRHSDGTVTLYGHINTWLVSVGDRVMAGDQIATVGNRGYSTGPHLHFEVLQNGTSRIDPVPWLSKRGLSLGSYVG, via the coding sequence TTGCCGCAGCATCGTTCGTCCGCAGCCCCGCAAGGGGTGCCGACGAACGCGCGCCGCCACAGACGGCCCGTTTCGCCTGTTGAGCTGGACGCCGCCGAGGTCACGGATGTCATCCCGTTCAGCGCCTTCGAAGCGTTCGATGACCACTTCGACCAGGATGAGCGCGGATCTGACGATCACGAACCCGGCGTTATCCATGCCCCGGAACTCGACGATCTAAACGACACCGACGATCTGGTGCCCGTCCGCCTCGCCGTCCCGTCACGCTTCCGCCCCGAGGCCGACGATGAGCGCGGCTCCCGTTACGCGTACCGGGACAGCCACACCGACGTGAGCGACGGCGTGGCCGCCACCGACGTGATCAACCTGTCCGGCCGGCGCGGTGCCCACCGCAAGGAGCACGCCGGGGCCGTCAAGAGCCGCCTGATGATCGCCGCCATGGCCGCGGGTGCCACTGCCGCCGGCGCCTACTCGCTGGGTAACCCCACCGAGACCAACGCTGACGACACGATCCTGGCCTCCGAGGGCAATCACATCGAAGGCGCCTCCGTCACCGGTTCGGTGGACGGCATGCAGATCGTCTCGGTCTCCTCGAACGCCGACACCTCGGTGCACGCCGAAGAGATCACGAAGGCCGCCGCCTTCGCCCAGGAACGCGCTGAACGCGAGGCCCGGCTGTCGCGCCCGCTGTTCGTCATGCCCACCAAGGGTTACGTCTGGACCTCGAACTTCGGCTACCGCTGGGGCGTGCTGCACGCAGGCGTCGACCTCGCGAGCCCGATCGGCACCCCGATCGTGGCCGTCTCCGACGGCGTCGTCATCGCCTCGGGCCCGACCGCCGGCTACGGCGCGTGGGTCAAGCTGCGCCACTCCGACGGCACCGTCACCCTCTACGGTCACATCAACACGTGGCTCGTCAGCGTGGGCGACCGGGTGATGGCCGGGGATCAGATCGCCACCGTGGGAAATCGGGGCTACTCCACCGGCCCTCACCTGCATTTCGAGGTTCTGCAGAACGGCACCAGCCGCATCGATCCGGTGCCGTGGCTGTCCAAGCGAGGCCTCAGCCTCGGCAGCTATGTTGGCTGA
- a CDS encoding ABC transporter substrate-binding protein — protein sequence MFNRLLRTAFALTLVTAAISCSSNDDNAEGYTLRVGATSVTGTPAGSLGWGDRQGILTEQLKSAGVGKIEYSFFQSGSDVASALFAGAIDVAAIGDNPALRARSRDPKVVLLSLDSINGDAWLVGAKGGPTDIKGLVGKDITAPQGTIRDRAARQLIDAAGLGGQIHVRDVPTPESIAGLSSGKIDAAILTGASAAELESKGFPIIDSLSRHGFGSTGTNIALTSFTDAHPEFIGAWQQAVTAVNRDITENFGDYLAWVAKTDDTDLTFVQKSTQADEFNTEPFPQVGVDQLEAAYKFLNADGSFDNEYSVREWAGAKS from the coding sequence ATGTTCAACCGCCTGTTGCGCACCGCATTTGCGCTCACCCTCGTCACCGCGGCAATCTCCTGCAGCAGCAACGACGACAACGCCGAGGGCTACACCCTGCGTGTCGGCGCGACGTCGGTGACCGGGACTCCCGCGGGCTCGCTGGGCTGGGGCGACCGGCAGGGCATCCTCACCGAACAGCTGAAATCCGCCGGGGTCGGCAAGATCGAATACTCGTTCTTCCAGTCCGGCAGCGACGTCGCCTCGGCCCTGTTCGCCGGCGCCATCGACGTCGCCGCCATCGGCGACAACCCCGCCCTGCGGGCCCGCAGCCGCGACCCGAAAGTGGTTCTGCTGTCGCTTGATTCGATCAACGGCGACGCCTGGCTGGTGGGCGCCAAGGGCGGGCCCACCGACATCAAGGGTCTGGTCGGCAAGGACATCACCGCCCCGCAAGGCACCATCCGCGACCGCGCCGCCCGCCAACTCATCGACGCCGCGGGTCTGGGCGGCCAGATCCACGTGCGCGACGTCCCGACACCCGAGTCCATCGCCGGGCTGAGTTCGGGCAAGATCGATGCGGCCATCCTGACCGGCGCCAGCGCAGCCGAGCTGGAATCCAAGGGCTTCCCGATCATCGACAGCCTGTCGCGGCACGGGTTCGGCAGCACCGGCACCAACATTGCCCTCACCTCGTTCACCGACGCCCATCCGGAGTTCATCGGCGCCTGGCAACAGGCCGTCACCGCCGTCAACCGCGACATCACCGAGAACTTCGGCGACTACCTGGCCTGGGTCGCGAAAACCGACGACACCGACCTGACGTTCGTCCAGAAGTCCACGCAAGCCGACGAATTCAATACCGAACCGTTCCCCCAGGTCGGTGTGGACCAACTCGAAGCCGCCTACAAGTTCCTCAACGCCGACGGGTCGTTCGACAACGAATATTCGGTCCGGGAATGGGCCGGGGCGAAGTCGTGA
- a CDS encoding ABC transporter permease codes for MGRGEVVTAAASIATAVRPPATQPELIEVVGGRERRKGLWARIPRPVRRLVSPALILAAWTIGSTTGLLNTDLFPPPTEVAATAWRLLGDGQLATHVGASAIRVLTGTVLGIVIGVALAVLAGLTRTGEDLLDWTMQILKAVPNFALTPLLIIWMGIGEGPKIVLITTGVAIAIYINTYSGIRGVDRQLVEMAQTLEASRRTLISQVILPGAMPNFLVGLRLGLSSAWLSLIFAEMINTTQGIGYLMSRAQTNLQFDVSLLVIVIYAVAGLLSYTLVRVLERLLLSWRNGFEGLGAPA; via the coding sequence ATGGGCCGGGGCGAAGTCGTGACCGCGGCAGCGAGTATCGCCACCGCCGTCCGGCCCCCGGCCACCCAGCCCGAACTCATCGAGGTGGTCGGCGGCCGCGAACGGCGAAAAGGCCTGTGGGCCCGCATTCCCCGGCCGGTGCGCCGGCTGGTGAGCCCAGCACTGATCCTGGCGGCCTGGACCATCGGCTCGACGACGGGTCTCCTCAACACCGACCTCTTCCCACCCCCTACCGAGGTGGCGGCCACCGCGTGGCGGCTGCTCGGCGACGGACAACTCGCCACCCATGTCGGCGCCTCGGCCATCCGGGTACTCACCGGCACGGTGCTGGGCATCGTCATCGGCGTCGCGCTCGCGGTCCTCGCCGGGCTCACGCGCACCGGTGAGGACCTGCTCGACTGGACGATGCAGATCCTCAAGGCGGTACCGAATTTCGCATTGACCCCACTGCTGATCATCTGGATGGGCATCGGTGAAGGCCCCAAGATCGTGTTGATCACCACGGGCGTGGCGATCGCGATCTACATCAACACCTATTCCGGAATCCGCGGTGTGGACCGGCAACTCGTGGAGATGGCGCAGACTTTGGAAGCTTCGCGGCGGACCCTCATCTCGCAGGTGATCCTGCCCGGGGCGATGCCGAATTTCCTGGTCGGCCTGCGGCTGGGCCTCTCCAGTGCGTGGCTGAGCCTGATCTTCGCCGAGATGATCAACACCACCCAGGGCATCGGCTACCTGATGTCACGAGCCCAGACCAACCTGCAGTTCGACGTCTCGCTGCTGGTGATCGTCATCTACGCGGTGGCAGGTCTGCTGTCCTACACGCTGGTCCGGGTGCTGGAACGACTTCTGTTGTCCTGGCGCAACGGGTTCGAGGGTCTGGGAGCGCCGGCATGA
- a CDS encoding ABC transporter ATP-binding protein gives MSTVVDVHGLTRAFGDQQVLKDLELQIEDGEFVAMLGRSGSGKSTLLRVLAGLDGQVAGSVKVPRSRAVVFQNPRLLPWRRALANVTFALPDAGPDAPSRTARGRSALEEVGLADKTRAWPLSLSGGEAQRVSLARALVREPDLLLLDEPFGALDALTRLKMYGLLHELWSRRHMAVLHVTHDVDEAILLADRVVVLSDGRVSLDRRVELPFPRTRSDDGFDDLRRALLAELGVREEVGHDRSH, from the coding sequence ATGAGCACCGTCGTCGACGTGCACGGCCTCACCCGGGCCTTCGGTGATCAGCAGGTCCTCAAAGATCTCGAACTGCAGATCGAGGACGGCGAATTCGTCGCGATGCTGGGGCGGTCGGGTTCGGGCAAGAGCACCCTGCTGCGGGTGCTGGCCGGCCTTGACGGTCAGGTCGCCGGCTCGGTGAAGGTGCCCCGATCGCGGGCGGTGGTGTTCCAGAACCCGCGGCTGCTGCCGTGGCGGCGCGCCCTGGCCAACGTGACCTTCGCACTGCCCGACGCCGGACCCGACGCCCCCAGCCGAACCGCGCGTGGGCGGTCCGCGCTCGAAGAGGTAGGCCTGGCCGACAAGACGCGAGCGTGGCCGTTGTCGCTGTCCGGCGGTGAGGCGCAACGGGTTTCCCTGGCCCGCGCTCTGGTCCGCGAACCTGACCTGTTGCTGCTCGACGAGCCGTTCGGCGCACTCGACGCGCTCACCCGGCTCAAGATGTACGGCCTGCTGCACGAACTGTGGTCCCGCAGGCACATGGCGGTCCTGCACGTCACCCATGACGTCGACGAGGCGATCCTGCTGGCCGACCGGGTGGTGGTGCTCTCCGACGGACGGGTATCCCTGGACCGTCGCGTCGAGTTGCCCTTCCCCCGCACCCGCAGCGACGACGGTTTCGACGATCTGCGCCGCGCGCTGCTGGCCGAACTCGGCGTCCGAGAGGAAGTAGGCCATGACCGCTCTCACTGA
- a CDS encoding FAD-dependent oxidoreductase, which translates to MTALTDSGLLSTDVLVIGGGPAAAWAAISATESGARVVLVDKGYCGTSGATAAGGNNLWAIGPGPRREDTVRERELAAGRITDSEWMFRVLATSWDRLEQLSEWGYPFPVGADGREMRSSLQGPEYMRRMRRKAHRSGVLILDHHPALQLTADRDGVVTGATGIARQDDGRLWQITAGAVVLATGGTAFLSGTFGTNVDTGEGLLMAAELGAHLSGMEFCTAYALAPEWGVHTKGRMLQWGSFYDEHGRPFTTQRGLSGRQDAQLALTRGERVFARLDRAPEHLRQTMRDAQPNYFLPLDKAGIDPFTTAYPVRMVYEGSVRGTGGLRLVGPDCATTVPGLYAAGDAATRELITGSLSGGGSRNGSWAIASGTFAGRGAAEFSRTRRLHPATTPSTRPSRPGAPTVEEVVAVAQSHVLPPQRSYLKSAERLHESADVLETVWRDIADGLAPVAARDVYKQRQAVAMVAAARWITAASLARPETRGLHRREDLPESDHRYEHRILVGGLDELWTAPDPVAPQLISSEAVA; encoded by the coding sequence ATGACCGCTCTCACTGACTCCGGTCTACTGAGCACCGACGTCCTGGTGATCGGCGGCGGTCCAGCAGCCGCTTGGGCCGCCATCTCCGCCACCGAATCCGGCGCCCGGGTCGTCCTGGTGGACAAGGGCTATTGCGGTACCAGCGGGGCGACGGCCGCCGGCGGCAACAACCTGTGGGCGATCGGGCCTGGGCCGCGGCGCGAGGATACGGTGCGCGAACGTGAGCTGGCCGCAGGACGGATCACCGACTCCGAGTGGATGTTCCGGGTGCTGGCCACCTCGTGGGACCGGCTCGAGCAGCTCTCCGAATGGGGGTACCCGTTTCCGGTGGGCGCTGACGGCCGGGAGATGCGCAGCAGTCTGCAAGGTCCGGAGTACATGCGCCGGATGCGCCGCAAGGCTCATCGCAGTGGAGTGCTCATCCTCGACCACCACCCGGCGCTGCAGCTGACCGCCGACCGCGACGGCGTCGTCACCGGCGCCACCGGCATCGCCCGCCAGGACGACGGCCGGCTCTGGCAGATCACCGCCGGTGCCGTCGTGCTGGCCACCGGCGGAACCGCCTTCCTGTCCGGAACCTTCGGCACCAACGTCGACACGGGCGAGGGTCTGCTGATGGCCGCCGAACTCGGCGCGCATCTGTCGGGCATGGAGTTCTGCACCGCCTATGCACTGGCCCCCGAATGGGGCGTACACACCAAGGGCCGAATGCTGCAGTGGGGCAGCTTCTACGACGAGCACGGCCGACCGTTCACCACCCAGCGTGGGCTGAGCGGACGCCAGGACGCACAGCTGGCACTGACCCGCGGCGAGCGGGTGTTCGCCCGGCTCGACCGCGCCCCCGAACACCTCCGCCAGACCATGCGTGACGCTCAGCCGAACTACTTCCTGCCGCTGGACAAGGCCGGCATCGACCCATTCACCACGGCCTACCCGGTCCGGATGGTCTACGAGGGCTCGGTGCGGGGTACCGGTGGCCTGCGACTGGTCGGGCCGGATTGCGCGACGACGGTTCCCGGACTGTATGCGGCAGGCGATGCCGCGACCCGCGAGCTCATCACCGGGTCACTCTCCGGCGGCGGCAGCCGCAACGGCTCCTGGGCGATCGCCTCGGGAACGTTCGCCGGCCGGGGCGCCGCAGAGTTCAGCCGCACCCGACGGCTCCACCCGGCTACGACACCGTCCACCCGGCCGTCACGCCCCGGCGCGCCCACCGTCGAGGAGGTGGTCGCCGTGGCCCAGTCGCATGTCCTGCCGCCGCAGCGTAGCTATCTGAAATCGGCTGAGCGGCTTCATGAGTCGGCCGATGTGCTCGAAACGGTGTGGCGCGACATCGCCGACGGCCTGGCCCCGGTGGCGGCGCGGGATGTCTACAAGCAACGCCAGGCGGTGGCCATGGTGGCCGCGGCGCGGTGGATCACCGCGGCATCCCTGGCCCGGCCCGAAACCCGCGGCCTGCACCGTCGCGAAGACCTGCCCGAATCGGATCATCGCTACGAGCACCGCATCCTCGTCGGCGGTCTCGACGAATTGTGGACCGCACCTGATCCCGTTGCCCCACAGCTCATCTCCTCGGAGGCCGTAGCGTGA
- a CDS encoding ferredoxin family protein has protein sequence MIEIVSPTACIKCDVCVKVCPTDVFDRGADGVPVIARQSDCQTCFMCEAYCPTDALYVSPVSAPVGADSAHASESAVSAAGLLGGYREMVGWGRGRSPGSRLDQNPVLSTIPPLAEPRLSAPAVLADGPWNHPAG, from the coding sequence GTGATCGAGATCGTCAGCCCGACCGCATGCATCAAGTGCGACGTCTGCGTCAAGGTGTGCCCCACCGACGTCTTCGATCGGGGCGCCGACGGGGTACCGGTGATCGCCCGCCAGTCCGATTGCCAGACCTGCTTCATGTGCGAGGCCTACTGCCCCACCGATGCGCTCTACGTCTCCCCGGTCTCCGCACCCGTCGGCGCCGACAGCGCGCACGCGTCCGAATCCGCGGTCAGCGCCGCAGGGCTGCTCGGCGGCTACCGGGAGATGGTCGGCTGGGGCCGAGGCCGGTCCCCCGGGTCCCGCCTCGACCAGAATCCCGTGCTGTCCACCATTCCGCCCCTGGCGGAGCCGCGGCTGAGCGCCCCGGCGGTGTTGGCCGACGGGCCCTGGAATCACCCTGCGGGCTAG